The Mustela nigripes isolate SB6536 chromosome X, MUSNIG.SB6536, whole genome shotgun sequence genomic sequence tttatttatttatttgatagacagggatcacaagtaggcagagaggcaggcagagagagagagaggaggaagcaggctcccagctgagcagagagtccgacgtggggctcgatcccagcaccctgggatcatgtcctgagctgaagaaggcagaggattaacccactgagccacccaggcgcccctaatttttaattttttaataaacatataatgtattattagccccagaggtacaggtctgtgaatctccaggtttatacacttcacagcactcaccatagcacataccctccccaatgtccataaccccaccaccctctccctacctccctgcaaccctcagtttgtttgtgcgattaagagtctcttatggtttgtctccctcccaatcacatcttgttccatttattcttttcctacccccaaaaccccccaagttgcatctccacttcctcatatcagggagatcatatgatagctgtctttctccgattgacttatttcacataattGTCTTCTAAATGCGTAAATAGGAAAAAGATGAACTTTATGGTGGAGAAGCCTGGCAGATAACACCATAATCGAATAATCAAAATGAACATCAGCAGTAATGAAACGAATCATCAAGTGCTACCCATCAGGATTCAATGGGAAGAACACAGCACCACTTCTGTGATATTCCTGCTACAGATATACAACCTGAATTCAGTCATAAATAAACAGCAAACAGACCAAAAATGGTAAACAGCTTACAAAACAACTGGTGATCTTCAAGAATCAGGatcacaaaattagaaaaaaaaaatagagagagactGAAAAAACTTTAGAATGAAAGAGACTAGATAGAGACAATACAACTAAATACAAGTGCTTTTGAACGAGATCCTTTTACTCTAAAGGACATTATTGGGACAACTGATGAAACCTGAATCCTGAATGAAGTCTGAGGACTAGATGGTAGTAATGCAGCAATGCTAATTTCATCATTTTGATGCTTACATTGTAGTTATGTAGGAGGAAGCCCTTGATTGTAGCAAATATACACTGAGGTATTTAGGGGGCATCAGGTCAACACTTCATCTCAAGtgattcaggaaaaaaagttctttatGCTGTTCTTGCAACATTTCTCTAAGTTTGACTTTattgctttaatattttaaaaatgtgaagcgAAGTGTTCAGTGTCCTCTGAGCcacaacatcattttaaaaagtggaaaaaatatgtgaatttgCCTAGAGGGATGAACTAATATCATGGGCTGAAATTATAGGGAAGCAAATTTCATCTCAATATAATCTAGCGCAATTGGAGTTGTCCAAAATCCAAACAACGGGACCACCTTGTGAGTCAGTGAGTTCtgtatcagaaataaaatttaaatggacaCTGGAAGTTCACTTAGAGAAATTTCTGGAAAGCATTTTTCTTTGGATACAAAGTAAGACTACATGATGTACAAATGTGTCTTTCATCTTTAAGGGACTGGTGTGAAGTGGCTTAACTTCTTTTACATAGACCTCTGCTTTGAATCCTGAATAACCTCTGTActgaaataatagtaattaaacaCCCCTCGGGCACTGCTCCCTTCTTTAGAATCCTGCTTTCATGCTGTGGTCTTCAACAACACTAAAGTCTTAGCTTCTTCAATAAAGATTATTAACTGATCAGAGGACTCAGACACTTTAGGAAACAGCCTTCTTCACCTAAAAGAATTCCATTCATCATGCAAGATCTCTCTCAAAGATTGCCTGTGCTGTTACATTCACCCCTAATCTCCCACACAGAGTTAGTGccattcttttggttttcataACACTTTGAAAGCAGTGCTACTTCTACTGCAGCACTGATTCTATTGTGtatttttaactcttaaaatattttttcttaaaggtaagtgcaaaaaggttaaaatgttttatgtatttaaaattacgTATGTAGTCATCTACTTCCACTCCTACTCTTCCAGGGCCTGAAagctatataatttttctctgaaTCCTCAACAGGCTTCAGAGTACCTGGGCCTTAAGTAGGTTGGCAAATGATCATCTTCAGCACCCATGAAAGGGCTTAGAATCTAATGAagttccaggacaaacaaaaatatatatacaagtcAAAGAGGGGcagaaacacagaaagcaaaTACAGTAGAAAACTAGCACCAAGGCTACAGACATTCACAAATGATACTGAGTTGGTTCCTAGGCTGTGGGCTTTTTGAAGGCAGGACTCACGCTTCATCCATTCCTCTATTTGCAGCACCCATGTACCACGGCTGACACCAAACATACGCTCGAGAACCGGTGGAAGAATCAAATAGCCTCACCTTTAAATATGCCTTTTATGAGTGGAGCTACTGCTGTATTGAAGACTTCTTCCTGTTCCGTAGACGGGTCAAACACAAAATCGTAGGTAAAGGATTTGTCAGTACCAACCACCACCTAGAGAAGGCAAGGGACACGGAGTAAGAAAAATGCAAGGCGAGACCACGCCCCTACTGCCATTTGACCCCAGCTGTTCAGAGGCAGGCCCAGGACTCTTCCTACGCACCTGAGGTTCCCCGGGTACGAAAGAAAGGCACATCTGGCAGCCCTCACTAATCTCTTTGGGGACCAGAGGGCGACATCGCAGTGCCACTCTTACAGGAATTCCCTTCACCTCTTCCTTCATGATCCTACCGCAGCACCGTCTCTGCgcaggggggaaaagaaaagatacttgCTGATGAATCTTTGGTAGGTCGGGAGGGGTGGGAGTTCCCGCCCGCCTTGAAGGGTGGGATGCGTTACGGAACTCGGCAGTATAGGTGGCAGCCTCCCCGTCCCCAGCGGGATCGCTGCCTGCGGAGAGTCACTGACCCTCAGACTTGGCCACGACCGGACAGCCCGTCAGCCCCACGCTCTGAAGAGAGAGAAGTGAAGtctgaaatgaaaaggaaagccCCCAGCGGAGATGTCGACAAAGAACCTAAGCCCCAGCGTACCAGGAAAGGCAGATCCTGAGCGAAGGTGTGCCCCCTTAACTCACCAAACTAAACGTCCCTTTCCCGGTCTCCCGCCGCCCTGTCCCGACCTGAGCTTTAACCGCCAAGTTTCAAATCAGTCCCTGAGGCGCCAGCCAATCGGAGCGCAGACAGATTGCGGGACAAGCACGCACGTCGGCGCGCGCAGGAAGACGCGTTGGGAAGGGGAGGACCTGCGCGCCGCACCCTGAACCCGCCCCTTCCGACCCACCGGAGCATCCGCTTCCGGTTTCTACACTGGATCGGCGGTGAGTGGCTTTTGAGGTTCCTGAGGCCTGCGGGTAGGTGAGGTGGTCTGGCGTGTACTGCGGCTTATGCGCGGGACTCCAGCGGAATGCGGGGCGGGGACCTGGAGGATGGCTGGCGGTGGAGGAGGGGTCGTTTTTGGTGATCCCCACCATTACTGATCACGACTACGGGATGTGGGGCGGTGCCGAGTCCCTATGGATATTGGAGGCAGCCCTCCTTTGGACTTCGAAATTAGACGTTCCTGATTTCCCCTTCTCTGGAATGAATACGgtaacatcttttttttcagGACTGTTGTGAGAAAGGAGACCATCTCTATGGAGTAACTAACAAGTTGTTTGGCATCCAGATGTTCAGCAAAGTTCATTGTTTTCTTccgacttttttcttctttctctctctcagtctctgtcaCCAGGAAGTGGGCTGAGCCCATAGTCTGACACCCTTGGGGTGGAGTGGAGTTGTTTTTTGAAACTTGCTGGACTGCTGACCCTAGTGAaccgttgtttttttttttttttttttgtcagcttTGATTCACCCTTCCTTCCATTCCAGGGCCTTGCTGGAGATGGACAGCCGAATTCCTTACGATGACTACCCCGTGGTTTTCCTGCCTGCCTATGAGAATCCCCCAGCATGGATTCCGCCTCATGAGGTGGGAATGGTTGAGGAGGGAATTCATCCCTGTGGGCATGAGATggtttatgaaaggaaaaatggcAGGGTTAGAAATCTCAGTAGACGGTGAATTCTAGCCTTTGTTATAGCCAGGGGACCCAGAAGTTGGATTCTGAACAACTGAGCCCATTGGGAGCTTCTAATGGTATCCTCCTGCTAGAGTACATTCACACCAGAGAATTCTGGAATTTCAGAGCCCTAGTTTCTATTCTCTCAAGACACAGAGGTGGGGGAGCTCCTGGGCTGCTAACATTTCCCCCTGCCATCCACCTCCCCATTTGGGCAGTGTTAGTTGTTCCGCTTACAACTAAGTTCATGGCCGCACCTTTTCCTGACTTCAAGGTGATACATTTTTAGTCCAGGTGAAGATGTGTATAAAATCTAAGGCTGATTTCTGGGGTTGCTGTGTCTTGCAGAGGGTGTATCACCCAGACTACAACAATGAGTTGACCCAGTTTCTGCCCCGAATTGTCACACTGAAGAAGCCCCCTGGAGCTCAGGTGAGCCTATGGAAcaattgtgtctttttttttttttttagattttatttatttatttgagagagagagagagagagagtgtgcatgcacgcacaggttgggggagtgcagagggagagggagaaacagactccttgctgaggaccctgagatcatgacctgagccaaaggcaagatgcttaactgactgagtcacccaggtgctctggaacAATTGTGTCTTAATCCAGGCTAGCTTTGTCTGTACCAGGCCCAGAAGTTGACAGTGGTTGAGGGAATTGATGGGAAAGCAGGTAGGAAGGTAAGGAAACTTTAATGGGCAGAAAATCTGAGATACCACTTCCATAATTTCTGACTCCTCTCTGAGGAACATGTAAGCCAGGCTGGCATACAGTGATGCTATTAGATGTTCTTGTGTGCATGACCTATATTGATCTGTGCTCTTTTCTTACAGTTGGGATTTAATATCCGAGGAGGAAAGGCCTCCCAGCTAGGAATCTTTATCTCCAAGGTATGTGGGCCTGGTAGGCAATATGGATTGCTCATTCCCTTTGTTAAATTACCAGATTGCAGAACCCTAGTGTCCAAAGGCCTGGGAGGAGAATGATAGAGTAGACCTACAGAAGAGGCATCATGGGGACACCCTTTCCCATGTAAAACTTCTCCCCTCGCAAACCATCTGTTTCCTTACATttctcacacacatgcacgctAGCACCTTACATTTGAATAGCACTTAATTTCACTTACAGCCTTTGAAATTCTCTCAACCTCAATCTCATGTATTCTCTCCTTGCCAACAGGTTATTCCCGACTCAGATGCACATCGGGCAGGACTTCAGGAAGGGGACCAAGTCCTAGCTGTGAATGATGTGGATTTCCAAGACATTGAACACAGCAAGGTGAGCACAGCATCTGGGCTTTGGTGAAGTGAGAAGTCATCCCTGGTGTAGGAAAGGTTGGACAGGATTAGCCTAGTCTCTAACTTGATAAGAAGGAGTCTCCAGTAAGGAAGTCCATTAGGAAGAGCAGCCAGTAGTGACCTGGAAGGTTGGAGTAgcaaatgatttttctcttgttatgATACTGTTCTGGATCGTATCTTCATTTGTACAAGCTGCTGTGTTTCTTCCAGGCCGTTGAGATCCTAAAGACAGCCCGTGAGATCAGCATGCGTGTCCGCTTCTTTCCCTACAGTAAGTGCCACTCACTTTTTTGTTTACCTGGGAGGGCCCTGGGTAGGAACTCTTTAAATATGGATTACTAAAGCCCCCACTGCCACGAAGCTGGGGATGGGGAACTGGGAATGCAGGCCTGAAAGTAACCCgttcttgtcttccttttcttttctccttttccccagaTTATCATCGTCAGAAAGAGAGGACTGTACACTAGAGAGTTGCAGCCCATAGTGCTCCACATGGAATGTTCTAGGACAAGCTGGTTAGGCCTCAGGGAAGCCTCTTCGGAAACTCTACTCTCAGCCCCACCCTGGCAGAGTGGAGTGGGGAGGCTGGGGACACAGTGAGGCCCCACCACCAAGCCATCTAGCCAACTGCATTACCCAGACTCTTCTGTACTTCTTGTTCCCTCATTCTGTAGGTGGGCTTCATTCCCTGAAATGGGAAGAATGGAGATCTCTAGATATAGCCTGTGGAGAGCCCAGCTAGAAAAGGCAACTGACATTTATTGGGGACCACGTGCTAGACAACTGCACATGTCACACCGTGTTCACTAGAGACTAGAAATCAATAGAAGAAAGAATCTTGAGGCAACTGATGTTTATTGACTACCGTGTGCTAACCAACTACACATTTGCCCTCTCATTTTCATCAGAGTCTAGAAATCAGTAGCAAAAAGAATCCTGGGGGCCTTCCATCTCATCCCATTGTTGTACTACCTGTCTCAGACCCTCCTCTCATCCCATTGTTGTACTACCTGTCTCAGACCCTCCAGAGACTTCCTGGGATTGTTTTTCCCATCTCTGTTCTCCtatcctcttctctcccctgccctcccgccCTCCAAAATAAAAGGCAATGCTGAGGAAATGTCGGTGTGACTTTTGGATGATACTGACTGGGTTTTAAATGCTGTTGAGGCAAAAATAAAAGCTCTTCCAAGGAGAGAAGCCAGTGGGAAGTACGAGCACAACTGTATCTGGCCAGTCCATCAGGAAGGTGCAGGAACCTTCCCTTCAGTGTAACTGAGGAATGGTATAGGGTGAGGTGAGTACTGGAAGAAACAGTGCCCCTTCCCTCATGAACTTTGGGCTTTTCTTTGCAGGGATGTGATATTAAGGTAGTTGTCGTCTTCCCCAGGATCTTTGATCTGGGACACAAATGAAGGGAGAGGCTTAGAGGCATTCCTTTCAGGGACAGCAGTAGGAACTAATTTCCAACTTGTAGGCTGAGTGATACTATTgacttccctccttttctccactCTAACACCATCTTCATTACCAGTTCATTGTTAGCGAATCCAGACCACACTTTATGCCATTTCCATTGGCATCTTTAAAATACCCATTCAGAACAGAAAGGTTTCTAATGAGGTATGGGgtgaagtcccccccccccatgatgaAAGTCCCCAGTTTGCCGTGAAAGAATCCTAGGAAGCTTAAATGTGTATTTCCACGCCCTGGCCCCGGAGAGTGATTCTGTTGTTCTGGGGTGGAACCTgggaatctgaattttttaaaaagtcttcaaatGTGGGAAACTGTTCTAAACAGTATATGGCTATGAGTAGGTTCTGGCTGTCTCTATACATCCCATCTCAGCTTTACTATGCGCTACTGGCAGGTAGCAATGCCCTTGGGAGTGGAGTTGGAGGCAGTCTCACATTCCTTGGGAAATTaggctcctgctcctgcttgctGTGCTGCCCCCCAGTAGCCATCTGAAAAACTGGAGGCTGAGACTTGCCCAAAGGCCTGTTGGCTGAGTGGGCTGAATGTCGAGGTCACGTACTCTGCCTGCAGTTTACAGGTTTAAAAACAACTCCTCTAAGAACTGTGGTAGACATGGTAAAAAGTCCCAGCTAGGTGCCATGGGCCTGAGAGGCAAAAAGCCTGTGCTAAATTTGTTCTCCCTTGGAGATACCTGGAATGGGCAGGATGCAAATGCATTGTAACGGTACAGGCATAGCATGGAGAAGACGAACAATAACAGGCTGAGGCCCAGGGACCAGTGGTTTATCGGGTGTAGATAAGAAACCACAGGGAATGAACTCTAACTGTCTTTGAGGTATCCCAGCTGCCATAGGCCGGCATCCCCTAGAGATGACTTTTAGCAGTCAAGAGAAGGTAAGGTGGGATGCCTGGGCCCTGCAAGAACATTCCACCCCCCATAGCTGCGAGATGAAGTTGAGAAAAAACAATAGCATTTTCGGgggttatgtttttaaaaaattttaagttttcattcatttgacagacgcagtgagagagggaacacaagcagggggagtgggagaggaagaaggcttcctgctgagcagggaacccaatgtagggcttgatcccaggaccctggaatcatgacctgaactgaaggcagacacttaacaacccaggtgcccctaaaaatgtttaagtacgctccacacccatcatggggctggaactcagtGACCCTGATGTTAAGAGCCACAtggtccactgactgagccagccaggtgccccttgggggTTCTATCTTAACTCCTAAGCTCAGGAATTGTATGAAAGCTTGGTAAGTAcccaaatatgtatgtatttatttttaaatatttatttatttgaaagtgagagaacaCAGGGAGGAGGAGTAGAGGCCAAGGGAAAGGCAGGAATGCCaccccccacacatgcacacactgagcagagaccctgatgtggggctcgatcccaggaccccaggaccatgacccaagtggaaggctgtgacacttcaccgactgagccgcccaggcgcccccagtagccaagaatttaaatcttaaatctgAGGGTGGGGGAGATGGATTATTGGGAAGCCCAAATGCAACAAAGTCATCAGATTAGACAGAGTCAATGTCTTTTGATGCCTGGCTCTATGAAAGACTCCAGTTGAATTTACACCACTGTAGTGTGTATTAAGGTAAGAGGGATGTAGCTGGGGTTAAATCTCAGCTACCAGGGGGGCAGCTTCTAGGAAACTGAAGAATTCTGATCTTATCTCTTGCCCAAAGGAAGATCAGGGAGCTGTTGTTGGCTGAGCTTAGTCCCATTTTACCAAATATAGCAGTCAACCCTGGCCATCAAATCAGCAAAGGAAGTCTGCCTTCTCTACATTACACTCCCTAGCCCAGCAAAGCTGTGAGAAAAGAGAACTCTTCAGTGGAAATGAATTCTGGATGGCAGAGTGGAAGCCATGTGCTGGAATAActctatgtgtgtgcatatgtgtgtgtgtgtgcgcacgcacacacgcatgcgcTTATGTGCGCATGTGTGCACTTGTGCAAAAGGCCAGGTTCAGAGATTCTGGGCCTTTGTGCTGCATGATGGGGAAATGAAGCTTGTACCCACCCTAAGATAGGACAAGCCAAGGTTATCCAAAAGAATAAGCAGTGAGAGGTAGTTAGAGACAAGAGTACAACAAGTACAAAGAGAAATGGGCATTACATATTTCACATTCTAACCCATTTGGGCACTGGTTTCAAACATCACACTGAGGTCTCTGGGTATTTCT encodes the following:
- the PDZD11 gene encoding PDZ domain-containing protein 11, with product MDSRIPYDDYPVVFLPAYENPPAWIPPHERVYHPDYNNELTQFLPRIVTLKKPPGAQLGFNIRGGKASQLGIFISKVIPDSDAHRAGLQEGDQVLAVNDVDFQDIEHSKAVEILKTAREISMRVRFFPYNYHRQKERTVH